In one window of Rathayibacter caricis DSM 15933 DNA:
- a CDS encoding LacI family DNA-binding transcriptional regulator, producing the protein MTTASGRQRPTIEHVALEAGVSRGTVSRVLNGGKWVSPDAKTAVETAIKKTGYRVNPHARSLATNRTNSVAFLLTEEHQLLFEDPNFSTLLTGTAAALADRDVSLVLIMAGNVSEQKRALAYLGAGHVDGVLLVSAHGGQGLLREIQDLAVPAIACGIPLGYEKRMGYVAADDEEGAREMVAYLRSRGRTRVATIAGPPDMPGGLVRLAGYRRELGEEYDEGLVRYGDYSRASGDRAMTELLRDRPDVDAVFAANDRMAAGAIDALLRSGRRVPEDVAVGGFDDSSVAVSTEPALTTMRQPFGRISAEMVRLLLQSIAGEKPAAIILPTELIERASA; encoded by the coding sequence GTGACCACCGCCTCCGGCCGCCAGAGACCGACGATCGAGCACGTCGCGCTGGAGGCGGGAGTCTCCCGCGGCACCGTCTCGCGCGTCCTCAACGGCGGCAAGTGGGTCAGTCCGGATGCGAAGACCGCCGTCGAGACGGCGATCAAGAAGACCGGCTACCGGGTGAACCCCCACGCCCGCAGCCTCGCGACGAACCGCACGAACTCGGTGGCGTTCCTCCTGACCGAGGAGCACCAGCTGCTGTTCGAGGACCCGAACTTCTCGACGCTGCTGACCGGCACCGCCGCGGCGCTCGCCGACCGCGACGTCTCGCTCGTGCTGATCATGGCGGGCAACGTGTCCGAGCAGAAGCGGGCTCTCGCCTACCTCGGCGCGGGGCACGTCGACGGCGTGCTGCTCGTCTCGGCGCACGGCGGCCAGGGGCTGCTGCGCGAGATCCAGGACCTCGCGGTCCCGGCGATCGCGTGCGGCATCCCGCTGGGCTACGAGAAGCGGATGGGCTACGTCGCCGCGGACGACGAGGAGGGCGCGCGCGAGATGGTCGCGTACCTCCGCTCCCGAGGGCGCACGCGCGTCGCCACGATCGCCGGCCCGCCCGACATGCCGGGCGGCCTCGTGCGCCTGGCCGGCTACCGCCGCGAGCTGGGCGAGGAGTACGACGAGGGCCTCGTCCGCTACGGCGACTACAGCCGGGCGAGCGGCGACCGCGCGATGACGGAGCTCCTCCGCGACCGCCCCGACGTCGACGCCGTCTTCGCGGCGAACGACCGGATGGCGGCCGGAGCGATCGACGCGCTGCTGCGCTCCGGCAGGCGGGTGCCGGAGGACGTCGCCGTGGGCGGCTTCGACGACTCGAGCGTCGCGGTGTCGACCGAGCCCGCGCTGACCACGATGCGCCAGCCGTTCGGCCGCATCAGCGCCGAGATGGTCCGGCTGCTGCTGCAGAGCATCGCGGGGGAGAAGCCCGCCGCGATCATCCTGCCCACCGAACTGATCGAGCGCGCGTCCGCCTGA
- a CDS encoding ABC transporter ATP-binding protein, whose translation MTGNTLETHDLHAGYVPGVNILNGSNVYVKKGELVGIIGPNGAGKSTLLKAMFGLVNIRQGTVLLNGEDITGMKADKLVSKGVGFVPQNNNVFPSLTIEENLEMGMYQKPKMYRQRLEFVTELFPELSKRLKQRSGSLSGGERQMVAMSRALMMDPSMLLLDEPSAGLSPMRQDETFVNVQRINRAGVSIMIVEQNARRALQICDRGYVLDQGRDAYEGAGRELMNDPKVIELYLGTLATTNEVTTSTPTVGG comes from the coding sequence GTGACCGGCAACACCCTCGAGACGCACGACCTCCACGCGGGGTACGTGCCGGGAGTCAACATCCTCAACGGCTCGAACGTCTACGTGAAGAAGGGCGAGCTGGTCGGCATCATCGGCCCCAACGGCGCGGGCAAGTCGACGCTCCTGAAGGCGATGTTCGGGCTGGTGAACATCCGCCAGGGCACGGTGCTGCTCAACGGCGAGGACATCACCGGCATGAAGGCCGACAAGCTCGTCTCGAAGGGCGTCGGCTTCGTGCCGCAGAACAACAACGTCTTCCCGTCGCTCACCATCGAGGAGAACCTCGAGATGGGCATGTACCAGAAGCCGAAGATGTACCGACAGCGCCTCGAGTTCGTCACGGAGCTGTTCCCGGAGCTGTCCAAGCGCCTGAAGCAACGCTCGGGATCGCTCTCGGGCGGTGAGCGCCAGATGGTGGCGATGTCGCGGGCTCTGATGATGGACCCGTCGATGCTGCTCCTGGACGAGCCGAGCGCAGGGCTGTCGCCGATGCGCCAGGACGAGACGTTCGTGAACGTCCAGAGGATCAACCGCGCGGGCGTCTCGATCATGATCGTCGAGCAGAACGCGCGCCGGGCGCTGCAGATCTGCGACCGCGGCTACGTGCTCGATCAGGGCCGCGACGCCTACGAGGGCGCGGGACGCGAGCTCATGAACGACCCCAAGGTGATCGAGCTCTACCTGGGCACGCTCGCGACGACCAACGAGGTCACCACGAGCACGCCGACCGTCGGAGGCTGA
- a CDS encoding ABC transporter ATP-binding protein, producing the protein MCTLPKTPVSDITEDTIVPGVKKKDPILVADSVSRRFGGLTAVDVAHVEIPRGSITALIGPNGAGKTTFFNLLTGFDKPNTGRWNFKGKNLANVPAYRVSRMGMVRTFQLTKALGGMTVLENMLLGAKGQKGENIFTSLIRPLWSKEEDTIEARAISLLEKFKLDTKKDDYASSLSGGQKKLLEMARALMSEPELVMLDEPMAGVNPALTQSLLGHIVNLKDEGMTVLFVEHDMHMVNTIADWVIVMAEGKVVAEGPPSTVMNDPAVIDAYLGAHHDTDLGTVEGQLVIAEEMESDLVREDVEKQAEEAGLVPPTLPAAAPATGSATTAHAADVADVAPTSVAPTTDAPAVDFGKDDK; encoded by the coding sequence ATCTGCACTTTGCCTAAAACGCCGGTCTCGGACATCACCGAGGACACCATCGTCCCCGGGGTCAAGAAGAAGGACCCCATCCTGGTCGCCGACAGCGTCAGCCGGCGCTTCGGCGGCCTGACCGCGGTCGACGTCGCGCACGTCGAGATCCCCCGCGGATCCATCACCGCCCTGATCGGCCCCAACGGAGCCGGCAAGACCACGTTCTTCAACCTGCTGACGGGCTTCGACAAGCCGAACACCGGGCGCTGGAACTTCAAGGGCAAGAACCTCGCGAACGTCCCCGCGTACCGGGTGTCGCGGATGGGCATGGTGCGCACCTTCCAGCTCACCAAGGCCCTCGGCGGCATGACGGTGCTCGAGAACATGCTCCTCGGGGCCAAGGGGCAGAAGGGCGAGAACATCTTCACGTCGCTCATCCGGCCGCTGTGGTCGAAGGAGGAGGACACGATCGAGGCGCGCGCGATCAGCCTGCTCGAGAAGTTCAAGCTGGACACCAAGAAGGACGACTACGCGTCGAGCCTCTCGGGCGGTCAGAAGAAGCTCCTCGAGATGGCGCGGGCGCTCATGTCCGAGCCCGAGCTGGTCATGCTCGACGAGCCGATGGCGGGCGTGAACCCGGCGCTGACCCAGTCGCTCCTGGGGCACATCGTGAACCTGAAGGACGAGGGCATGACCGTCCTCTTCGTCGAGCACGACATGCACATGGTCAACACGATCGCCGACTGGGTGATCGTGATGGCCGAGGGCAAGGTCGTCGCGGAGGGTCCGCCCTCCACCGTGATGAACGATCCGGCCGTCATCGACGCCTACCTCGGCGCCCACCACGACACCGACCTCGGCACCGTCGAGGGCCAGCTCGTGATCGCGGAGGAGATGGAGTCGGACCTCGTCCGCGAGGACGTCGAGAAGCAGGCGGAGGAGGCCGGTCTCGTACCGCCCACCCTTCCCGCCGCAGCCCCGGCCACCGGCTCCGCCACCACCGCGCACGCCGCGGACGTCGCGGACGTCGCTCCGACGAGCGTCGCGCCCACCACGGACGCGCCCGCCGTCGACTTCGGAAAGGACGACAAGTGA